One stretch of Candidatus Marinimicrobia bacterium CG08_land_8_20_14_0_20_45_22 DNA includes these proteins:
- the kdsB gene encoding 3-deoxy-manno-octulosonate cytidylyltransferase, with protein sequence MNIVGVIPARYSSTRLPGKPLKKIAGQTLIRRVYENAVKSRFLKRLIVATDDERIQKEVESFGGEAVLTPSGLPSGTDRVAYAVKKESAEIIVNIQGDEPFLDPTVIDDAIEALAQSPECVVSTAGRTNITEKELSDPNVVKVLTNSRGEAIYFSRQNIPFVRDNETQRFPSPTLVHIGLYVYRLDFLFKFTSLPVSRLEEMEKLEQLRIIENGYRIKVVTTDRASLGIDTPADLQFAEKMIRHDFR encoded by the coding sequence ATGAATATCGTCGGCGTCATTCCAGCGAGATATTCCTCGACACGTTTGCCGGGGAAGCCGCTGAAAAAAATTGCCGGTCAAACGCTCATCCGCCGCGTTTACGAAAATGCTGTGAAAAGCCGGTTTCTGAAACGATTGATCGTTGCAACCGATGATGAGCGTATTCAGAAAGAGGTCGAATCTTTCGGTGGGGAAGCCGTTCTGACGCCATCGGGTTTGCCATCCGGAACAGACAGGGTCGCCTATGCTGTCAAGAAAGAATCGGCGGAAATTATCGTAAATATTCAAGGGGACGAGCCATTTTTAGATCCGACTGTTATTGATGATGCCATTGAAGCCTTAGCGCAAAGTCCGGAATGCGTCGTCAGTACGGCGGGAAGAACAAACATCACCGAAAAAGAATTATCCGATCCAAATGTCGTAAAAGTCTTGACAAATTCCCGCGGTGAGGCAATCTACTTCAGCCGTCAGAACATTCCGTTTGTCCGAGACAACGAGACGCAAAGATTTCCAAGTCCGACGCTGGTTCACATTGGGCTTTACGTTTATCGCCTTGACTTTTTATTCAAATTTACTTCTTTACCCGTTTCTCGGTTAGAAGAAATGGAAAAATTGGAACAACTTCGGATTATTGAAAACGGCTATCGAATCAAGGTTGTTACCACAGATCGAGCGAGTTTGGGAATCGACACACCGGCAGACCTTCAATTTGCAGAGAAAATGATACGACATGATTTCAGGTAA
- a CDS encoding 3-deoxy-8-phosphooctulonate synthase, with product MMTIVKINTISIGNHHPLVFILGPCVIESRDHCMRMAERLKSLSESQKFPFIFKSSFDKANRTSVDSFRGPGLEKGLKILQEVKAQFQIPVLTDIHEPSHAKPAAEVVDVLQIPAFLCRQTDLLVAAGQTGKPVNIKKGQFVSPFDIIHPIRKVESTGNHAILLTERGVSFGYGNLITDARSIPIMQETGYPVIFDATHSAQIPGGTVTGGNRKYIPTTAKAMVAAGCDGIFMEIHDNVNEAKSDRSTQFPLDEFPDLLRKLIELSTLVREKSY from the coding sequence ATGATGACAATCGTCAAGATCAACACAATATCCATCGGTAACCATCACCCGCTGGTTTTTATCCTGGGCCCTTGTGTGATTGAAAGTCGCGATCATTGCATGAGAATGGCGGAACGGCTTAAAAGTCTTTCCGAGTCGCAGAAATTTCCGTTTATCTTTAAATCTTCATTCGACAAAGCCAATCGGACATCCGTCGATTCATTCCGCGGTCCCGGATTAGAGAAAGGTTTGAAAATTCTTCAGGAAGTAAAGGCGCAATTTCAGATTCCGGTTTTAACAGACATTCATGAACCGTCGCATGCCAAACCGGCGGCGGAGGTTGTAGATGTCTTGCAGATTCCTGCTTTTTTGTGTCGGCAGACCGATCTTTTAGTTGCGGCTGGTCAAACGGGGAAACCCGTGAATATCAAGAAAGGTCAGTTCGTTTCGCCGTTCGATATAATTCATCCGATTCGGAAGGTCGAATCGACCGGTAATCATGCGATATTGCTGACGGAGCGGGGCGTCTCGTTCGGATACGGAAATTTGATCACCGACGCCCGGTCAATTCCGATTATGCAGGAAACCGGCTATCCGGTGATTTTCGATGCGACGCATAGTGCCCAAATTCCGGGCGGAACTGTCACCGGCGGAAATCGAAAATACATCCCAACGACGGCCAAAGCAATGGTTGCGGCGGGATGCGACGGCATTTTTATGGAAATTCACGACAATGTCAACGAGGCAAAAAGCGATCGATCTACCCAATTTCCACTCGACGAATTCCCGGATTTGCTTCGCAAATTGATAGAATTATCAACCTTAGTAAGGGAAAAATCATATTGA
- a CDS encoding Asp-tRNA(Asn)/Glu-tRNA(Gln) amidotransferase GatCAB subunit C has protein sequence MEIDEKIVGKIAELAKLDLTDTEKLKYAAQIEQILDYVRQLSQVDTSSVQPLSHVHEMTNVFRDDSPAESLSKEDVFRNAPERLGDYFRVPKVIKDINS, from the coding sequence ATGGAAATTGATGAAAAAATTGTCGGGAAAATCGCCGAACTTGCTAAGTTAGACCTAACCGACACGGAAAAACTAAAATACGCCGCGCAGATCGAGCAAATCTTAGATTATGTTCGTCAACTTTCACAGGTTGACACTTCGTCCGTTCAGCCTCTTTCTCATGTCCATGAAATGACCAACGTTTTCCGGGATGATTCGCCGGCCGAATCGCTCTCGAAAGAGGACGTTTTTAGAAATGCCCCGGAACGACTCGGAGATTATTTCCGCGTGCCAAAAGTCATCAAGGATATCAATTCATGA
- the rpoN gene encoding RNA polymerase sigma-54 factor, giving the protein MQLSQSQIQKLSQELRLTPQQILQSTILQLTTLALEARVTQELEQNPVLEEVESEYTEESTDSASEKEPDEKDEIDWDSILPHNDEYEPKQEYDHNVKHGNYVQPSPRGLVDHLFEQVKLMNFDEIDQKIASEIIWNIDDHGYLTVPIENIAYGLGAPEQKALNVLKQVQQFDPPGIGARDLNECLLIQLKQIPNSEDAAVIVRDFFDDFANKRFAIIMKTLGWNQERLHAAKEIIIRLNPKPGASLTSPEPRYIVPDLIVEKIDGEFIVEVNDSRVPELRISSSYMAMVTNGSSTTADAKVYLKKKIDSAKWFIQAIQQRRMTMIRVMKAIIAKQRDFFEDTHKPLKPMILKDIAEEVNMDISTISRVTSGKYVQLMSGIHELKYFFNEGMKDEDGEEISTRIIKEKLKEIVEAENKQKPYSDDQLAKLLKKEGFPVARRTVAKYREQLKISVARLRRNI; this is encoded by the coding sequence ATGCAACTAAGTCAATCACAAATTCAAAAACTTTCTCAGGAACTTCGGCTTACGCCCCAGCAAATTCTTCAATCCACGATTCTGCAACTGACGACGCTTGCGCTCGAAGCAAGAGTCACGCAGGAATTGGAGCAGAATCCCGTTCTGGAAGAAGTCGAGTCTGAATATACAGAGGAATCCACTGATTCAGCATCCGAAAAGGAACCTGACGAAAAGGACGAGATCGATTGGGACTCCATTCTGCCGCATAACGACGAATATGAGCCGAAGCAGGAATACGATCACAACGTTAAACATGGCAATTATGTTCAGCCTTCTCCACGAGGATTAGTCGATCATCTTTTCGAGCAAGTCAAGTTGATGAACTTTGACGAAATCGATCAAAAAATCGCTTCCGAAATTATCTGGAATATCGATGACCATGGTTATCTGACGGTTCCAATTGAAAATATTGCCTACGGTTTGGGCGCTCCCGAGCAGAAAGCATTGAATGTTCTTAAACAAGTTCAACAATTTGATCCGCCGGGAATCGGCGCACGCGATTTAAACGAATGTCTTTTAATCCAACTAAAACAAATTCCGAATTCTGAGGATGCGGCAGTGATCGTTCGTGATTTCTTCGATGATTTTGCCAATAAACGGTTTGCGATCATCATGAAAACACTTGGCTGGAATCAAGAGCGACTGCATGCGGCGAAGGAAATAATCATTCGGTTGAATCCAAAACCTGGGGCATCATTGACCAGTCCTGAACCGCGCTATATCGTTCCGGATTTGATCGTCGAGAAAATTGATGGGGAATTTATTGTTGAAGTGAACGATTCGCGCGTTCCGGAACTCCGCATCAGTTCCAGCTACATGGCTATGGTTACGAATGGTTCTTCAACGACCGCGGATGCTAAAGTATATCTGAAAAAGAAAATTGACTCAGCGAAGTGGTTCATTCAAGCGATTCAACAGCGCCGAATGACCATGATACGTGTCATGAAAGCTATCATCGCAAAACAACGTGATTTTTTTGAAGACACACACAAACCGCTAAAACCGATGATTCTCAAAGATATAGCCGAAGAAGTTAACATGGACATTTCAACGATAAGCCGCGTAACGAGCGGAAAATATGTGCAGTTGATGTCCGGTATTCATGAACTGAAATATTTTTTTAATGAAGGCATGAAAGATGAAGACGGCGAAGAAATCTCGACGAGAATCATTAAGGAAAAACTGAAAGAAATCGTCGAAGCGGAAAACAAACAAAAGCCTTACAGCGACGATCAATTAGCGAAACTTCTGAAGAAGGAAGGTTTTCCGGTCGCCCGGCGCACCGTTGCGAAATACCGCGAACAACTCAAAATATCCGTTGCGCGTTTGCGCCGAAATATCTGA
- a CDS encoding HslU--HslV peptidase proteolytic subunit, whose amino-acid sequence MEKQKFVHRDEIRSTTVIGVRRNGMVSMGSDGQVTIGNTIMKHHTKKVRKMYDDTILVGFAGASADAFTLFEKFESMLEKYKGNLNRSAVELAKLWRTDKYLRQLEALLTVMSKETLLVISGTGDVIEPDDDIIAIGSGGAFATAAARALMKHSDLSAHEIVEESLRIASEICIYTNNFFTVIDL is encoded by the coding sequence ATGGAAAAACAGAAATTTGTACACCGCGATGAAATTCGTTCGACGACGGTGATCGGTGTACGTCGGAATGGAATGGTTTCCATGGGTAGCGACGGTCAGGTGACCATCGGTAACACGATCATGAAGCATCATACGAAAAAGGTGCGAAAAATGTACGATGACACGATTCTCGTCGGATTTGCCGGCGCTTCAGCCGATGCGTTTACGCTGTTTGAAAAATTCGAATCAATGCTTGAAAAATATAAAGGAAACCTGAACCGGTCTGCCGTAGAATTAGCCAAATTATGGCGAACGGATAAATATTTACGTCAACTTGAGGCGCTTCTGACTGTAATGAGCAAGGAAACGCTTCTTGTCATTTCTGGAACGGGTGACGTGATCGAGCCGGACGACGACATCATTGCCATTGGTAGTGGCGGAGCATTTGCGACGGCCGCCGCGCGCGCTTTGATGAAACACAGCGACCTTTCAGCGCATGAAATTGTCGAAGAATCGCTCCGGATCGCTTCGGAAATCTGCATTTATACGAATAACTTTTTTACGGTCATAGATTTATGA
- a CDS encoding 3-deoxy-D-manno-octulosonate 8-phosphate phosphatase (forms homotetramers; catalyzes hydrolysis of KDO 8-P to KDO and inorganic phosphate; functions in lipopolysaccharide biosynthesis): MTRRLKKLKILIADVDGVFTDGSLFIGENGMEIKRFHVLDGTGVALLRAVKFPLAIISGRNSGVTAYRMKDLHLEDNLFQGNLAKLEPYAEIKKKFQVSDEEIAYIGDDLIDIPLLKRVGVPISVANALSEVKKHALYVTKRKGGDGALREVIELILKAQEKFIPALEILTKDTYKDV, encoded by the coding sequence CTGACAAGACGACTAAAAAAACTCAAGATTCTTATCGCTGATGTCGATGGCGTTTTTACCGATGGTTCACTGTTTATCGGTGAAAACGGCATGGAAATCAAGCGTTTTCACGTTTTAGACGGCACCGGCGTTGCTCTGCTTCGCGCCGTGAAATTTCCGTTGGCTATTATTTCCGGGCGGAATTCGGGAGTCACGGCATATCGGATGAAAGACTTGCATCTGGAAGATAATCTGTTTCAGGGAAATCTCGCCAAACTGGAACCATACGCCGAGATCAAGAAGAAATTTCAGGTTTCCGATGAAGAAATCGCTTACATCGGCGATGATTTGATCGATATTCCGCTTCTTAAACGTGTCGGCGTACCAATTTCCGTCGCTAACGCGCTTTCCGAAGTCAAAAAACACGCGTTGTATGTGACAAAACGGAAAGGCGGCGACGGAGCGCTTCGGGAAGTGATTGAATTGATTTTGAAAGCGCAGGAAAAATTCATCCCGGCGCTGGAAATACTGACGAAAGATACCTATAAGGATGTCTAA
- a CDS encoding D-arabinose 5-phosphate isomerase, whose product MGKDYIGKAIELIRIEASAVAALEERIDENFEKAVELIQKTKGKIIVTGVGKSGHIGSKIAATLSSAGTPSFFIHAYEAGHGDLGGISKNDTVILISNSGETDEVIHLVPFLKKNAVPIIGLLGRTNSTLAKKCNIVLDTQVMTEADPLNMVPTASTIVTLAMGDALAIALMTQKKIDQKDFAAFHPGGSLGRRLLTTVEDLMHKGEQIPLVSASDDIKQSLFIMTKKGFGIVGVMDKDENLVGVITDGDLRRSLEKRSNFLNKVAKDIMSKNPKWIESSCLAIDALHLMEEHAITNLFVYAQEKTGRPIGIIHIHDILRYGILS is encoded by the coding sequence ATGGGAAAAGATTACATAGGCAAAGCGATTGAACTGATCCGGATCGAAGCATCAGCGGTTGCCGCACTGGAAGAAAGAATCGACGAAAACTTTGAGAAAGCCGTCGAACTGATCCAAAAAACAAAGGGAAAGATCATCGTAACCGGTGTTGGGAAATCCGGGCATATCGGAAGCAAAATTGCCGCGACGCTTTCGAGCGCCGGTACGCCGAGTTTTTTTATTCACGCCTACGAAGCGGGACACGGCGATCTCGGAGGTATTTCGAAAAACGACACGGTGATTCTCATTTCCAACAGCGGCGAGACCGACGAAGTCATTCACCTCGTTCCTTTTTTGAAAAAAAATGCCGTTCCGATCATCGGTTTGCTCGGCAGAACCAACTCAACGCTCGCGAAAAAATGCAACATCGTTTTAGATACGCAGGTCATGACCGAAGCCGATCCGCTCAACATGGTTCCGACGGCAAGCACGATTGTCACGCTAGCGATGGGCGACGCGCTGGCCATCGCGCTGATGACCCAAAAAAAAATCGACCAAAAAGATTTTGCGGCTTTTCATCCGGGTGGTTCGCTGGGGCGAAGATTGCTGACGACCGTTGAAGATCTCATGCACAAAGGCGAACAGATTCCGTTAGTTTCTGCCAGCGACGACATCAAGCAATCGCTTTTCATTATGACGAAAAAGGGATTCGGAATCGTCGGCGTCATGGACAAGGACGAGAACTTAGTTGGTGTCATCACCGACGGCGATCTGCGGCGCAGTTTAGAAAAACGGAGCAATTTTCTGAACAAGGTCGCTAAAGATATCATGTCAAAGAATCCCAAATGGATCGAGTCGAGTTGTCTTGCGATCGACGCGCTTCACCTGATGGAAGAACATGCGATCACGAATCTGTTCGTTTATGCCCAAGAAAAGACAGGCAGACCAATTGGCATCATTCATATTCACGATATTTTACGGTATGGGATTTTATCTTGA
- the lptB gene encoding LPS export ABC transporter ATP-binding protein, with amino-acid sequence MLRGEALCKTYGKCKVVDSVSIQVAKGEIVGLLGPNGAGKTTTFHMFTGMIRPTDGKVFINDMEITKLAMYRRAQLGVGYLAQEPSVFRKLTVEQNLMLVLQTLDISKQERMDRLESLLDELNIRKLRKSKAYTLSGGERRRTEITRALVTNPDFILLDEPFVGVDPIAVEDIQKIVVNLKSRNIGVLITDHNVHETLSITDRAYLMFEGNILKSGTSDFLANDEDAKRLYLGDRFKLDR; translated from the coding sequence GTGCTTCGCGGTGAGGCGCTCTGTAAAACGTATGGCAAATGCAAAGTCGTCGACAGCGTTTCGATTCAGGTCGCTAAAGGCGAAATCGTCGGATTACTGGGACCGAATGGCGCCGGGAAAACCACTACTTTCCACATGTTCACTGGAATGATTAGACCGACCGACGGAAAAGTTTTTATCAACGATATGGAAATCACCAAACTGGCGATGTATCGCCGCGCTCAACTCGGCGTCGGCTATCTTGCGCAGGAGCCTTCGGTTTTCCGAAAATTGACTGTCGAGCAAAACTTAATGTTAGTTTTGCAGACGCTGGATATTTCAAAACAGGAGCGGATGGATCGGCTGGAGTCGCTTTTAGACGAATTAAACATCCGAAAACTCCGGAAAAGCAAAGCCTACACATTGTCGGGTGGTGAAAGACGCCGGACGGAAATTACGCGCGCATTGGTGACCAATCCCGATTTTATTCTTCTTGACGAACCTTTTGTAGGCGTCGATCCGATCGCTGTAGAAGATATTCAGAAAATCGTCGTCAATCTGAAATCCCGCAACATCGGTGTCCTCATTACAGATCACAATGTGCACGAGACGCTGTCGATTACCGATCGCGCCTATCTCATGTTCGAAGGCAATATTCTCAAATCCGGGACTTCCGACTTTTTGGCTAACGACGAGGACGCAAAACGGCTCTACTTAGGCGATAGGTTTAAGCTGGACAGATAA
- the lptC gene encoding LPS export ABC transporter periplasmic protein LptC, producing MKKLLFLSMLFICLSGCSKMTDEQLSESEKQYPDQESWSSQITLTKDGQKRALVDAGHLTKYNNMAYVSMDENVEIDFFNNEERHLSHLKSKTAIVYESTNDLIAKGDVVVVSDSGVTLYTQELKWNHEKERILSEGFIIFVTEQDTLNGVGFESDSDLKNWIIRKPTGVTEREFND from the coding sequence TTGAAAAAACTGCTCTTTCTGTCCATGCTTTTTATTTGTCTGTCTGGTTGCTCGAAGATGACCGATGAACAATTGAGCGAATCCGAAAAACAGTATCCCGATCAGGAAAGTTGGTCGTCTCAGATCACGCTGACAAAAGACGGACAAAAGCGCGCGCTTGTCGATGCCGGGCATTTGACTAAATACAACAACATGGCTTATGTTTCGATGGACGAAAATGTTGAGATCGATTTCTTTAACAACGAAGAGCGGCATCTTTCGCATCTGAAATCCAAAACGGCAATTGTTTATGAAAGCACCAATGATCTGATCGCCAAAGGAGATGTTGTTGTCGTGTCCGACAGCGGTGTGACGCTCTACACGCAGGAACTCAAATGGAATCATGAGAAAGAACGGATTCTATCTGAAGGATTCATCATATTTGTTACCGAACAAGATACGCTGAACGGCGTTGGCTTCGAGTCCGATTCGGACCTTAAAAACTGGATTATCCGCAAGCCGACTGGCGTAACAGAAAGGGAGTTCAACGATTAG
- a CDS encoding CTP synthase, which yields MISGKPTKYIFVTGGVISGLGKGIASASIGYLLKSHGYKVTIQKFDPYINIDPGTMSPYQHGEVFVLEDGTECDLDLGHYERFIDENMNGMNNTTTGKVYYEVISRERRGDYLGATVQVIPHITDEIKRRIAAVNSKHQYDVVICEIGGTVGDIEGLPFLEAVRQFRFESGRGNCLNVHLTLVPFIPSSGEIKTKPTQHSVMTLREIGILPDILLCRTTQHLTENVRKKIALFCNVALDAVIEAIDAPTIYEIPLIYDQQGLGNLITDLLELPKHKPDLKQLESFVERVKNPKNSVRIAICGKYTQLHDAYKSIVESFVHAGVENNAHVEISWIEAEEFGKNGEHENLVNHIDGLLIPGGFGDRGIEGKIEAIRVAREKKIPFFGICLGLQCAVIEYARNVCGLTGANSTEFNPDTPYPVIDLMEEQKRVSTKGATMRLGGYAAELTDKSQAQKIYGEKQISERHRHRFEVNNQFLPILTKAGLHVGAVNKELNLVEMIELPQHPWFVGCQFHPELKSRIGKAHPLFREFVKAALAYHNAKSNSLGRTAR from the coding sequence ATGATTTCAGGTAAACCAACCAAATACATTTTTGTAACCGGCGGTGTGATTTCCGGTCTCGGCAAAGGAATCGCGAGCGCCTCGATCGGCTATCTGCTGAAATCGCATGGTTACAAAGTCACAATCCAGAAGTTCGATCCTTATATTAATATCGACCCGGGAACCATGAGTCCCTATCAACACGGCGAAGTATTTGTACTCGAAGATGGAACGGAATGCGATCTTGACCTCGGACATTACGAGCGGTTCATCGATGAAAATATGAACGGAATGAACAACACGACGACCGGAAAAGTCTATTATGAGGTTATCTCGCGCGAACGCCGTGGCGATTACCTTGGCGCGACCGTTCAAGTCATCCCGCACATCACGGATGAAATCAAACGCCGAATCGCCGCTGTAAATAGCAAGCATCAATATGATGTCGTCATTTGTGAAATCGGTGGGACGGTTGGCGACATTGAAGGATTACCGTTTTTGGAAGCCGTGCGCCAATTTCGATTTGAATCTGGACGCGGGAATTGCCTGAATGTGCATTTAACGCTCGTTCCGTTCATTCCGTCCAGCGGTGAGATCAAAACCAAACCCACTCAACATAGCGTGATGACACTGAGAGAAATCGGTATTTTACCCGATATTTTACTCTGCCGGACGACGCAACATTTAACTGAGAATGTCCGAAAAAAAATCGCGCTCTTCTGTAATGTTGCTCTAGACGCTGTCATCGAGGCGATCGACGCGCCGACGATTTATGAAATTCCGCTCATTTATGACCAACAAGGATTGGGGAATCTGATCACCGATTTGCTCGAATTGCCTAAACATAAACCCGACTTAAAGCAGTTGGAATCTTTTGTTGAGCGCGTAAAAAATCCGAAAAACTCCGTCCGAATCGCTATCTGCGGGAAATATACACAACTTCATGACGCTTACAAATCCATCGTCGAATCATTCGTTCATGCCGGCGTCGAAAATAATGCGCATGTCGAAATTTCATGGATCGAAGCGGAGGAATTTGGAAAAAACGGGGAACATGAAAACTTGGTCAACCATATCGACGGATTGCTAATTCCAGGCGGTTTTGGCGACCGCGGCATCGAAGGAAAAATCGAGGCGATCCGTGTTGCGCGCGAAAAGAAAATCCCATTTTTCGGTATCTGTCTCGGCTTGCAATGTGCCGTTATTGAGTACGCGCGAAACGTCTGCGGACTGACCGGCGCGAATAGTACGGAATTCAACCCGGATACGCCTTATCCTGTTATCGATCTAATGGAAGAACAAAAGCGGGTTTCAACGAAAGGCGCAACGATGCGGCTTGGCGGATACGCCGCCGAGCTTACTGATAAGAGTCAGGCTCAGAAAATTTATGGGGAAAAGCAAATTTCCGAACGCCACCGCCATCGCTTTGAGGTTAATAACCAGTTTTTACCGATTCTGACAAAGGCTGGACTTCACGTTGGAGCAGTAAATAAAGAACTTAATCTTGTCGAGATGATCGAACTTCCTCAGCATCCGTGGTTCGTCGGTTGCCAATTTCATCCTGAGCTGAAATCGCGGATCGGTAAAGCGCACCCGCTTTTCCGAGAATTTGTCAAAGCCGCGCTGGCTTATCACAATGCAAAATCCAATTCTTTGGGAAGGACGGCGAGATGA
- a CDS encoding arginine--tRNA ligase, with the protein MTVKIQEMLIEALETLQISQPTQIQIERTKHLDFGHFSTNLAMTLTKTLKRPPMVIAGEIINALPKRPEVVEKVEVKTPGFINFFLASQELQTVVDEILKSGSDYGRSSRGKNKKAQVEFVSANPTGPLTVGHGRQAVLGDTVARILEWNGYDVEREYYYNDAGRQMRILGHSTFVRYRQALGFDDEFPEDHYQGEYISYIAKTIVEKYGDLFKDDPENEIFKNSAEHAVFEDIKTTLERIDIKFDCFYNEKSLYENGEVEAVLKKFEEIGASYEKDGAIWFKASQYGGADDRVLWKSVMDEATYRLPDIAYHTTKFKRGFDIIVDIFGADHHATYPDVLAGLKALGYDTKRIKVLIHQFVTLTRGADKMKMSTRKANYVTVDELVDEVGKDVVRYFFIMRGMNSQLNFDLALAKTEGEENPVFYLQYAHARICSILRNANTQGIGLNEPFDAGLLREAEALSLLNVLSEFPEVIGICHDTLEPQHMTTYLQKLATAFHKFYTEHRVLTSDQNLSIARIALIQAVRTVLSNGLRLIGISALEKM; encoded by the coding sequence TCAACGAATTTGGCCATGACGCTAACAAAAACACTCAAACGTCCGCCAATGGTAATCGCCGGTGAAATTATCAACGCCTTGCCGAAACGCCCGGAAGTTGTCGAAAAGGTCGAAGTCAAAACGCCCGGCTTTATCAATTTCTTTCTCGCGTCGCAGGAATTGCAGACTGTCGTTGATGAAATTTTAAAATCCGGTTCGGATTATGGACGGTCATCTCGCGGAAAAAATAAAAAGGCGCAGGTTGAATTTGTCAGCGCCAACCCAACTGGCCCGCTGACCGTCGGTCACGGCAGACAAGCCGTTCTCGGCGATACCGTTGCCAGAATTCTAGAATGGAACGGTTACGACGTTGAGCGGGAATACTATTACAATGATGCCGGACGGCAGATGAGAATTCTGGGTCACTCGACATTTGTTCGTTATCGGCAGGCGCTCGGATTTGATGATGAATTTCCCGAAGATCATTATCAGGGCGAGTACATCAGTTACATTGCGAAAACAATCGTCGAAAAATACGGAGATCTATTCAAGGACGATCCCGAGAATGAGATTTTTAAAAATTCAGCCGAACATGCAGTTTTTGAAGATATTAAGACAACGCTTGAGCGGATTGATATCAAATTCGACTGTTTTTATAATGAGAAAAGTTTGTATGAAAACGGCGAAGTAGAGGCGGTGTTGAAAAAATTCGAGGAAATCGGCGCCAGTTACGAAAAAGACGGCGCCATCTGGTTTAAAGCTAGCCAGTATGGCGGCGCCGACGACCGTGTTCTGTGGAAAAGCGTAATGGATGAAGCAACTTACCGCTTGCCGGATATTGCTTATCATACGACGAAATTCAAACGCGGGTTTGATATCATTGTCGATATTTTTGGTGCCGACCACCACGCAACTTATCCTGATGTTCTCGCTGGATTGAAGGCGCTCGGGTATGACACTAAACGGATCAAAGTCCTGATTCATCAGTTTGTCACCTTGACGCGCGGCGCAGATAAGATGAAAATGTCCACGCGGAAAGCAAATTACGTGACAGTTGACGAACTTGTCGATGAAGTCGGAAAAGATGTCGTCCGGTATTTTTTCATCATGCGCGGAATGAACAGCCAATTGAATTTCGATTTGGCGCTTGCCAAAACGGAAGGCGAGGAAAATCCGGTTTTCTATCTTCAATATGCCCATGCCAGAATTTGCAGTATTCTGCGAAACGCGAATACGCAGGGAATTGGTTTAAATGAACCGTTTGATGCAGGACTTTTACGGGAAGCGGAAGCGCTCTCGCTTTTGAATGTTCTCAGTGAATTTCCGGAAGTCATCGGAATTTGTCATGACACGCTTGAACCCCAACACATGACGACCTATTTGCAGAAATTAGCAACGGCGTTCCATAAATTTTATACAGAGCATCGCGTTTTGACAAGCGACCAAAACCTGTCGATCGCCAGAATCGCGCTCATTCAGGCTGTCCGCACTGTTTTGAGCAATGGACTCCGTCTCATCGGAATTTCCGCGCTGGAAAAAATGTAA